From the genome of Streptomyces sp. S4.7:
ACCGAGCGCGCCCTGCGCGGGCGGCGCGGTCTCCTGCGGAGCCGCCGCCAGCACGTTCGCGGGCAGGGTGACCTCGGCGATCGTGCCCGGTCCGGAGGAGTCGCGCAGTTCGACAACGATGCCGTGCCGGGCGGCGAGCCGCGCGACCACGTGCAGACCCATGGACCGTACGTCGCCGATGCCGGCCTTCGGCTCCAGCAGACCCTTGTTGAGGCTGGCGCGCCGTTCGGCGGTGATGCCCACGCCCTCGTCGACGATCTGTACGACGGCCCGGTCCCACAGACGCCAGACCGCGACCCCGACCTGCTTGTCCGGGGGCGAGAAGCGCGTCGCGTTGTCGAGGAGTTCGGCCAGGATGTGCGCCACGTCGTGGACCACACGCGCGGCGATGCCGATGCCCGACTCGATGACACCGAGGGAGACCCGGTCGAAGCGCTCGATCTGCTGCGCGGCGGCCACGATCACCGTCGAGCAGGAGATGTCGGCGGACCGTACCCGGCCGTGCCCGTAGCCACCCAGCACCAGCAGGTTGTTGGTGTTGCGCTCCATTCGGATGGCCAGGTGGTCGAGCGCGAAGAGGGTCTTCATGCGCTCGGGGTCGGCCTCGTCGCGCTGCACCGCGTCCAGCTCGGACACCATGACGGTGGTCAACTGCGCTCCCCTGCGGGCGACACCGACCAGCGTCTCGGCGAACTGCTCGTGGATGTGGGCCTGTTGGGCCGCGAGGCGGACGGCTTCGTGGTGAACGGCGTTGAACGCCTCACCGACCTCGCCGATCTCGTCCAGACCCGTGGTCTTGACCGGGTTGCCCGACCGCTCGGCGACCTGCTCGGGTGTGGCGCCGCTGAGCGCGCCGGGCTGGGACAGCTCCGTCATGACCCGCGGCAGACCCGTGTGCGCCACCTCGTGAGCGGCGTTGCGCAGGTCCCGCAGCCGGCGGATCATCACGCGGCCGAGCCTGATGGCGACGACGACCGCGCTGATGAGCGTGAGCAGCACCAGCGCCACCTCGGCGCCGGCCAGCCAGGCGAGCGAGGTGCGCGTCTCGGTGACCGTCTTGAGCACGGACTCGTCGATACGGCTCTCGACCGACCGCAGGATCGCCTGCCGGTCGGCCGTCGCCTGCTGCCACTTCTTGGGAGAGACGGTGAGTTCCTGGTCCGGCGCGGTGCGCGCCACCTGGTCCTCCAGCCGGCGTGCCTCAAGGGCCTTGGGACCGGAGAGCGTGCGCTCCAGCCAGGTCCGCCACTGCACCGGACCCAGGTCGAACAGGGCGCCCGTCGCTTCGGTGTAGCCGATCCTGGTGGCCTCGAAGGTCCGCTTGGACGCCTCGGTGAAGCCGCCCGTGGCCTGCGCCTTCATGACCGCGACCTGCTGCTGGCCCATGTGCTCGGAGGCCCGCGACAGCGCGGCGGCGGCGCGGATCCGGTCGGCGACCTCGGCGTCGACACCGTCGGCCTGGGCGATGCCGTCGCGGTAGTCGATCAGGTCGGCGATCACGATCCGGTAGCCGAACGTCAGCGCCGTGACGGTGCTCCCTCCGGAACGCACCTGGGCGCGCAGGGAGGGCATTTCACCGATGAAGCGGTCGATCCGGTCCAGAGCGGCCTGCGCGGTGCCCGGAACGGACGACAAGCTGCCGATCTTTGAACGGAATTGGGCGACACTCTTGTCCGTCGCGTTGGAGGTTTCGCGGAACGAGTCCGGATCGCCCTGGGTGGAGACCAAGGCGGTGGCCGCTGCCCGCTCGCGCTGCAAGTGATGGGTCAACTCGCTTACGGAGGAGGCGACATCGACCATGGCGGTGAGGCGGTTGGCCTGCAGTGCCTGGTTGGTCGCGGGAGCGAGGGCCAGCACCGCGAAGGTGACGGCCACTACGAGCGGCACGGTGACCAGCAGGACGAGGCGACGATTGATTTTCACTGCGCGGCTCCATCGCCGGAACCGGTGCTGAGTATCGGTGACACGCAGATACCTATTAACGGGTTGGGGGGTGTCGGTGGGGATCGCGAGTAGATCGTGTGCAACGTTACGGAAGGGACTGGCGAGGCCCCCGTGGCGCGGCTTGATCCTATGCCGTAGCACCTCGTTACGGATGCGTGCATCCTCGAAAAATGCAGGTGCCTAACAGGCCACGAACGGTCCAACTCGGCCACAATCAACGCCCGAAGCACCTCTCGGAGCCGTAAGCGGAATCGCCGAATCGTTTCAACTCCAGCGCAATTGGCCAGCCCACAGGCGTTTCTGGCCCCTCATGGCGCCAACTACCGGAATGTACATGGGTAGTTCGGCGTGGCGACTTGACTGGAGGTGCGGTCCTCGGAATGTCGTTGCCGAAGGGTTAGATCATCGGTCCTGAACAGGCGTGCCACGGGCGGCATTTCGGTCACAACCGCACACCTGACGAGTTCCTCCACACGGCATTCACTCAAGTGACAAACCGTCAACCGGTCCTTCCCCGAACGGAGGTGCCGGGACGGTGGGAAGGACACACCGACCGCCCGGCGCCGAACCGTGGCCGCACATGACAACAGGCCCCCCGATCAGACGCGTGGTCTGAAAGGAAGGCCTGTTCGGCACCTTGAATACGGTGCCCCCGGCAGGATTCGAACCTGCGCACCCGGCTCCGGAGGCCGATGCTCTATCCCCTGAGCTACGGGGGCGTGTCGCCGTGGACCTTGGCGACGGGTAAAACCCTACCAGCCCCCGTGGGGTCGTCGTGAACAGGTATTTGCCGTGAGGCGTCGCGCCGCCCCGCGCCGGCCGGTGCCCCACGCGGGGTGAGAAGTGGGGAAAACCCGGACGCGGCCCGGGAGGCCGACCTACTCTCGTGTGGTGTCTGGCGCGTCAGGCCGGGTGCTCGTTGTCGACGACAACAGGGTCATCCGGCAGTTGATCAGGGTCAACCTTGAGCTGGAGGGCTTCGAGGTCGTGACCGCGGCCGATGGTGCCGAGTGTCTGGACGTCGTCCACCGGGTCAGGCCCGATGTGATCACCCTCGACATCGTCATGCCGCGCCTCGACGGCATCCGCACCGCCGCCCGTCTGCGGGCCGATCCGCTGACCTCGCACCTGCCCGTCGCGATCATCAGCGCCTGTACGCGGTACGAGGTGGAGACCGGCATCGTCGCGGGCGTGGACGCCTTCCTCGCCAAGCCGTTCGAGCCCGCCGACCTCGTCAGGGTCGTACGCCGGCTGATGCGCCGGGAGAGCCCGTCGCTGGACGACAGGTACGAGGCGGGGCGCGCCGGCAGCACGCCCGGAAGCGCGCGCGGCTGACGGCCCCGCGGGCCGGCCGGATCCGTGCAGGTGCCCGCATCGCGAAACCGGTTCGCGAAGACGCCCCCCTCCTCCCATACGCTGGTCCCGTGACCCCCGCCGACCTCTCCCGGACCGTGCTGCGCGCCCTGCGCCGCGCGGTCGACGAGGGTGTCCTGGCCGGGCCCGTACCGGACAGCGTCCAGGTCGGGCGTCCCGGGCCCGGCGGCAGCGGCGACTACGCGACCTCCGTCGCGCTGCGGCTCGCGGGCCCCGCCCGGCGCAGTCCCCTCGACATCGCCGAGATCCTCCGTGCCGAGATCCTGCGTGCCGAGATCCTGCGTTCCACCCCGGCCCTCTCCCGCGTCGACGTCACGGGACCCGGCTTCCTCAATTTCACGCTCGCCCCCGGCAGCCGCGCCGAAGTCGTCCGCGCCGTCCTCGGCGCCGGGATCGGGTACGGGCACGGGGACGCCCTCGCCGGCACCGCCGTGATCCTCGCCCCCGCCGGTGAACTCCGCGCGGCCGTCCGCACCGAGACCGTCATGCGGCTGCTGCGCGCGCAGGGCGCCGACGCCCGCACCGGCCCCGACGCCACCGAGCGGCTGACGGTGCGGCCGGTCTGCGCCACTCTCGCGGGTGACCTGTTCGCCCGCCTCGGGACCGACGCCGCCCGCTGGGGTCTGCTGCGGCCCGCGGCCCACGACGCGGCCGCGACCGGCGACGACCTTCTCGTCCAGCACGAGAGCAACCCCCTGTTCACGGTGCGCTACGCCCACGCCCGTACCCGCGCGCTCCTGCGCAACGCCGCCGCCCTCGGCATCCCGAGGGGCGACGGCGACACCTTCGAACCCGGCGCCCGCGCGCTTCTCGACAGCATCGGCGACCACCCCGGCGTACTCGCCGCCGCCGCCCGCCACCGCGCCCCCGACCGGGTCGCCCGGCACCTCGAACACACCGCGGAGGCGTTCCTGCACTTCCAGGAGACCTGCCGCCCGCTGCCCGCCGGCGACGAGAAACCCTCGGCCGCCCACCGGTCCCGGCTCGCACTCACCGAAGCCGCCGGGACGGTGCTGGCCGGTGGCCTCACCCTCCTCGGTATCGACGCGCCCGAACACCTCTGATGCGGTCCGCCGAGTCGGACGCATCCGACGTAACCAAGAGAGCAAGAAGACGATGAGCCGTTCCGCCCACCCCGCCGGGCCCCGCTACGCCGACGTGCACACCGAGGGCCACTACTCCCCGCCGCCCGCCGACCTCAACACGCTGGACGAGAAGATCTGGTCGCGCACGGTCAGCCGCGACGAGGACGGTGTCGCCACCGTCGCGGGACTGCCGGTCACCCGGCTCGCCGAGGAGTTCGGCACCCCCGCCTACTTCCTCGACGAGGCCGACTTCCGCGCCCGCTGCCGAGCCTGGGCCGACGCCTTCGGCAAGGACGCCGACGTCTTCTACGCGGGCAAGGCGTTCCTGTCCCGCGCCGTCGTCCACTGGCTCAAGGAGGAGGGGCTCAACCTCGACGTCTGCTCCGGCGGCGAGCTGGCCACCGCGCTGGACGCGGGCATGCCCCCCGAGCGCATCGCGCTGCACGGCAACAACAAGTCGGTGCACGAGATCGAGCGCGCCGTCTCCGCGGGCGTCGGACGCATCGTCCTCGACTCCTTCCAGGAGATGGTGCGCGTCGCGCACATCGCGCAGAGCCTCGGCCGGGTGCAGCCCGTGCAGATCCGGGTCACCGTCGGCGTCGAGGCGCACACCCACGAGTTCATCGCCACCGCCCACGAGGACCAGAAGTTCGGTATCGCGCTGGCCGACGGACAGGCCGCCGAGGCCGTCCGCCGCGCGCTGCGGCTCGACGGCATCGAACTCGTCGGCATCCACTCGCACATCGGCTCGCAGATCTTCGACATGGCGGGCTTCGAGGTCTCCGCGCGCCGCGTCGTCGAACTGCTGGCCGCGGTCCGCGACGAGCACGGCGTCGAACTCCCGGAGATCGACCTCGGCGGCGGCCTCGGCATCGCGTACACCCCCGAGGACGACCCGCGCGAGCCGCACGAGATCGCCAAGTCCCTGACCGCGATTGTCACCCGTGAGTGCGAATCCGCGGGCCTGCGCACCCCCCGGATCTCCGTCGAGCCCGGCCGCGCCATCGTCGGCCCGACCGCCTTCACGCTCTACGAGGTCGGCACCATCAAGCCCCTGGAAGGGCTGCGGACGTACGTGAGCGTCGACGGCGGCATGTCGGACAACATCCGTACGGCTCTGTACGACGCCGAGTACAGCGTCGCGCTCGTCTCCCGCCGCTCCGACGCCGAGCCGATGCTCTCGCGCGTCGTCGGCAAGCACTGCGAGAGCGGTGACATCGTCGTACGCGACGCGTTCCTGCCCGCCGACCTGGCGCCCGGAGACCTGATCGCGGTCCCCGCCACCGGCGCGTACTGCCGCTCCATGGCGAGCAACTACAACCACGCGCCGCGCCCGCCCGTCGTCGCCGTCAAGGACGGCGGGGCGCGGGTGATCGTCCGGCGCGAGACGGAGGAAGATCTCCTGCGTCTGGACGTCGGTTAGCTGAGACAGACGTCTCGTATGACGGACGGAGGGTAGAAACTTCCGTCCGGTGCGTGAGACTGGTCCACATCGCTGAGAGAGGGAATCGAGGTCGCATGATGCGTACGCGTCCGCTGAAGGTGGCGCTGCTGGGCTGTGGAGTCGTCGGCTCAGAGGTGGCGCGCATCATGGCGACGCACGCCGACGATCTGGCCGCGCGGATCGGCGCGCCCCTGGAACTCGCCGGGGTCGCCGTCCGCCGTCCCTCCAAGGTGCGCGAGGGCATCGACCCCGCCCTGATCACCACGGACGCGACGGCGCTGGTCAAACGGGGCGACATCGACGTCGTCGTCGAGGTCATCGGCGGTATCGAGCCCGCCCGCACGCTGATCACCACCGCCTTCGAGCACGGCGCGTCCGTCGTCTCGGCCAACAAGGCGCTGCTCGCCGAGGACGGTGCGACGCTCTTCGCGGCGGCCGAGAGGCACGGCAAGGACCTCTACTACGAGGCCGCCGTCGCGGGCGCCATCCCGCTGCTGAGGCCGCTGCGGGAGTCCCTCGCGGGGGACAAGGTCAACCGCGTGCTCGGCATCGTCAACGGCACCACGAACTTCATCCTCGACCGGATGGACTCCTCGGGCGCCGGCTACTCGGAGGCGCTGGACGAGGCGACGGCGCTCGGTTACGCGGAGGCCGACCCGACCGCCGACGTCGAGGGCTTCGACGCCGCCGCCAAGGCCGCGATCCTCGCCGGGATCGCCTTCCACACCCGCGTACGCCTCGACGACGTCCACCGCGAGGGACTGACCGAGGTCACCGCCGCCGACATCGCCTCCGCGCGGCGCATGGGCTGCACCGTCAAGCTCCTCGCCATCTGCGAGCGCGCCGCCGACGGGAAGTCGGTCACCGCGCGCGTCCATCCGGCGATGATCCCGCTCAGCCACCCGCTCGCCTCCGTGCGCGAGGCGTACAACGCGGTCTTCGTCGAGGCGGAGGCGGCCGGACAGCTGATGTTCTACGGCCCCGGGGCCGGCGGCCCGCCCACCGCGTCCGCCGTGCTCGGCGACCTCGTCGCGGTGTGCCGCAACCGGATCGGCGAGTCTACGGGGCCCGGCGAGTCCGCGTACACACGGCTGCCGGTCAGCTCCATGGCCGAGGTCGTGACGCGGTACCACATCAGCCTCGACGTGGCCGACAAACCGGGTGTACTGGCCCAGGTCGCCACGGTCTTCGCCGAGCACGACGTGTCGATCGACACCGTGCGCCAGCAGGGCCGGCTCGACAGTGCAGGACTCGGCGGCGAGGCATCCCTCGTCGTCGTCACCCACCGCGCGCCCGACGCCGCCCTCTCCGGGACCGTCGAAGCGCTGCGCAAGCTCGACACCGTGCGCGGTGTCGCCAGCATTATGCGTGTTGAAGGGGAGTAAGGGACCCATGACGAGCATCGGCACCCACCAGTGGCGCGGCATCATCGAGGAGTACCGGGACCGGCTGCCGGTCGCGCAGACGACGGCGGTGGTCACACTCCGCGAGGGCGGTACGCCGCTCGTCCCCGCCCAGGTCCTCTCCGAGGCCACGGGCTGCGAGGTGCACCTCAAGGTCGAGGGCGCCAACCCGACCGGGTCCTTCAAGGACCGCGGCATGACGATGGCGATCACACACGCCAAGGAGGCGGGCGCGCAGGCCGTCATCTGCGCCTCCACCGGCAACACCTCTGCGTCGGCCGCCGCGTACGCGGTACGGGCCGGCATGGTCTGCGCCGTCCTCGTCCCCCAGGGCAAGATCGCGCTGGGCAAGATGGGCCAGGCGCTGGTGCACGGCGCGAAGATCCTCCAGGTCGAGGGGAACTTCGACGACTGTCTGACGCTGGCGCGCGGACTGTCCGACAACTACCCGGTGGCACTGGTCAATTCGGTGAACCCGTCCCGTATCGAGGGCCAGAAGACCGCGGCCTTCGAGATCGTGGACGCGCTCGGTGACGCCCCCGACATCCACGTACTGCCCGTCGGCAACGCCGGCAACATCACGGCGTACTGGAAGGGGTACACGGAGTACACCGCGGACGGCCCCGCGACCCGCACGCCCCGCATGTGGGGCTTCCAGGCGTCCGGTTCGGCGCCGATCGTGCGCGGCGAGGTCGTCAAGGACCCGCACACCGTGGCCACCGCGATCCGTATCGGCAACCCGGCGTCCTGGCAGCAGGCGCTCGCCGCCAGGGACGAGTCGGGCGGCTTCGTCGACGAGGTGACGGACCGACAGATCCTGCGCGCCTACCGGCTGTTGGCCGCCCAGGAGGGTGTCTTCGTCGAGCCGGCGTCGGCCGCGTCCGTCGCCGGTCTGCTCAAGGCGGCCGAGGAGGGCAAGGTCGACCGGGGCCAGCGCATCGTCTGCACCGTCACCGGGAACGGCCTCAAGGACCCCGACTGGGCGGTCGCGGGCGCGCCCCAGCCGGTCACCGTCCCCGTCGACGCCGTGACCGCGGCGGAGCGCCTCGGACTCGTCTAGACGGCACACGGCCCGCCCGGGGCCGTGCCGGGCGGGCCGGGCACCGGTTCGCCCGCGCACAAAGCACACCAAGACCCTGCATAGGCGCACAGGAAGGCACGCGACACGCATCGTGCGCCTCCTGTGCGCCCTATGTCGCCACAGAACCTTCCTTCGATAGGCTGTACCCAACCCGCCCCGCCGCATATGCCGCGGTGTTGTTGCCTTCGTGGCCGTCGGGTGTTTCCGTATCTCGTCGAGACTTCGCCGCCACACAAGGAGAGTCGTCCAAGCGATGGCCGGTCCCGCTTTCCGCGCCGCCGCCGTACGGGTGCGCGTCCCCGCCACCAGCGCCAACCTCGGGCCGGGATTCGACGCCCTCGGCCTGTCGCTCGGGCTCTACGACGACGTGGTGGTGCGCGTGGCCGATTCCGGCCTGCACGTCGACATCGCGGGCGAGGGCGCGCAGACGCTGCCCCGCGACGAGAACCACCTGCTCGTACGGTCCCTGCGCACCGCGTTCGACCTGCTCGGGGGCCAGCCGCGGGGCCTTGAGGTCGTCTGCGCCAACCGCATCCCGCACGGCCGCGGCCTCGGCTCGTCGTCCGCCGCCATCTGCGCCGGGATCGTCGCCGCGCGCGCCGTGACGATAGGCGGCGACGCCAGGCTCGACGACACCGCGCTGCTGGAGCTGGCCACCGAGATCGAGGGCCACCCGGACAATGTGGCGGCCTGTCTGCTCGGCGGTTTCACGCTCGCCTGGACCGACGGGGGAGCGGCGCGGGCCATCCGGATGGAGGTCGCCGAATCCGTGGTCCCCGTCGTGTTCGTGCCCGGCACGGCGGTCCTCACCGAGACCGCGCGCGGGCTGCTCCCGCGCTCCGTCCCCCATGTGGACGCGAGTTTCAACGCGGGCCGCTCGGCACTGCTCGTCGAGGCTCTGACCAGGCGTCCCGAGCTGCTTCTCGCGGCCACCGAGGACCGGCTGCACCAGGAATACCGCGCTCCGGCGATGCCGCAGAGCGTGGAGCTCGTGGGCCGGCTGCGGGCCGACGGCGTCCCCGCGGTCGTCTCCGGCGCGGGCCCCACGGTCCTGGCGCTGACCGAGGACAGTGCGGCCGACAAGGTCGTACAGCTGGCCGGCGAGGGCTGGGCGGCGCACAGGCTCGGCCTCGACGGAACGGGCGCGAGCGTTCTGCCGCTCGGTTCTCAGTGACGGTGGATTGCCGGTGAGTGAGAGGGGGAATGTTTGTTGGAGCCGGTAGTGTTAACCTCAAGTCTGCACCCGACGTCTTTTTGGCTCGGTGCTTCGCGTCCCCATTCGGGACCACCATTCTTCCGGGAGCCTCCCCGACTGCCTGAGCAGCCTGCCTGAGCAGTTTTGAGCACGCCCCGGAACCGGCACGACACCCCTCGCTGTGTCCAGGAGTGGGCCGAGCAGGGGGACCTCGGGCCGGACCCATTGCACGTACGCAAGTTCTCCGCCGTACCCGGCGGGACCATCGCCCCGACCTCGGCCCGTGATCGACACGATCACGACCCGCGGTCGGACAGCACAACCGGTCGCCGAGCCAGAAGGCCGACGTCCGCTCCAGGGAAGGACCCTTCGTGAGCGACACCACCGATCTGATGGGCGTGAGCGCCGACAACAGCGTCGACACCACCGCGCCCGCCGAAGGTGCTGCCACTGGCACCACCTCACGGCGCCGCCGCTCCGGCACCGGCCTCGACGGCATGGTCCTGGCCGAGCTTCAGCAGGTCGCGTCCGGCCTCGGCATCAGGGGCACCGCGCGGATGCGCAAGAGCCAGTTGATCGAGGTCATCAAGGAGGCGCAGGGCGGCGGTTCGCCCGCGCCCAAGAGCGACGGGACGGCCGGCGGCGACGCCGAGACGAAGCCCAAGCGGCGCGCCACCTCCAAGGCCCGTACGGGCGACGCGGCTCCCGTCACGGAAGCCCCCGCCGCCGACAAGACCCCGGACCGTGCCCCGGCCAAGGCCGAGAAGGCCGACAAGGCCGACGGGCAGATCGAGATCCCGGGCCAGCCGGCGAGCGACGACCAGCCTTCGGGCGAGCGTCGTCGGCGCAGGGCCACCGCGCAGGCGGGCAGCCCGGACAGCAAGACCGAGACCCGCGGCGAGTCGGGCACCGACACCGTCGTGGACGAGCGTCCCGACGCCAAGGCCGAGGCCGCCGTCTCCCCGTCCGCCCAGGGCGACACCGACGGACGCCGCGGCGACCGCCAGGAGCGCGGCCAGCGGGGCGAGCGCGGCGACCGCGACCGCGGTGACCGCCAGAGCCGCCAGCGCGACCGCCGGGGCAAGGGCGACGACCAGCAGGGCGGTGGCGGTCAGCAGGGCGGCGGCCAGCGTCAGCAGCGCCAGGGCGGCGGCCAGAACCAGGGCAACGGGCCGCAGGACGACTTCGACGACGAGGCGGGCGGCCGTCGCGGCCGTCGCGGCCGGTACCGCGACCGTCGTGGCCGTCGTGGCCGCGAGGAGTTCGGTGGCGGCGGCGAGCCGCAGGTCGCCGACGACGACGTGCTGATCCCCGTCGCGGGCATCCTCGACATCCTCGACAACTACGCGTTCATCCGGACCTCCGGCTACCTGCCGGGCCCGAACGACGTGTACGTGTCGCTCGCCCAGGTCCGCAAGAACGGCCTGCGCAAGGGTGACCACGTCACCGGCGCGGTGCGCCAGCCCAAGGACGGCGAGCGCCGCGAGAAGTTCAACGCGCTCGTGCGCCTGGACTCGGCGAACGGCATGGCGGCCGAATCGGGCCGCGGGCGGCCGGAGTTCCAGAAGCTGACCCCGCTCTACCCGCAGGACCGGCTCCGTCTGGAGACCGACCCGGGTGTGCTGACGACGCGGATCATCGACCTCGTCGCACCGATCGGCAAGGGCCAGCGTGGTCTGATCGTGGCCCCGCCGAAGACCGGCAAGACCATGATCCTCCAGGCGATCGCCAACGCGATCACGGTCAACAGCCCCGAGTGCCACCTGATGGTCGTCCTCGTCGACGAGCGTCCCGAAGAGGTCACCGACATGCAGCGGTCGGTGAAGGGCGAGGTCATCTCCTCG
Proteins encoded in this window:
- the thrC gene encoding threonine synthase; the protein is MTSIGTHQWRGIIEEYRDRLPVAQTTAVVTLREGGTPLVPAQVLSEATGCEVHLKVEGANPTGSFKDRGMTMAITHAKEAGAQAVICASTGNTSASAAAYAVRAGMVCAVLVPQGKIALGKMGQALVHGAKILQVEGNFDDCLTLARGLSDNYPVALVNSVNPSRIEGQKTAAFEIVDALGDAPDIHVLPVGNAGNITAYWKGYTEYTADGPATRTPRMWGFQASGSAPIVRGEVVKDPHTVATAIRIGNPASWQQALAARDESGGFVDEVTDRQILRAYRLLAAQEGVFVEPASAASVAGLLKAAEEGKVDRGQRIVCTVTGNGLKDPDWAVAGAPQPVTVPVDAVTAAERLGLV
- a CDS encoding sensor histidine kinase, with amino-acid sequence MKINRRLVLLVTVPLVVAVTFAVLALAPATNQALQANRLTAMVDVASSVSELTHHLQRERAAATALVSTQGDPDSFRETSNATDKSVAQFRSKIGSLSSVPGTAQAALDRIDRFIGEMPSLRAQVRSGGSTVTALTFGYRIVIADLIDYRDGIAQADGVDAEVADRIRAAAALSRASEHMGQQQVAVMKAQATGGFTEASKRTFEATRIGYTEATGALFDLGPVQWRTWLERTLSGPKALEARRLEDQVARTAPDQELTVSPKKWQQATADRQAILRSVESRIDESVLKTVTETRTSLAWLAGAEVALVLLTLISAVVVAIRLGRVMIRRLRDLRNAAHEVAHTGLPRVMTELSQPGALSGATPEQVAERSGNPVKTTGLDEIGEVGEAFNAVHHEAVRLAAQQAHIHEQFAETLVGVARRGAQLTTVMVSELDAVQRDEADPERMKTLFALDHLAIRMERNTNNLLVLGGYGHGRVRSADISCSTVIVAAAQQIERFDRVSLGVIESGIGIAARVVHDVAHILAELLDNATRFSPPDKQVGVAVWRLWDRAVVQIVDEGVGITAERRASLNKGLLEPKAGIGDVRSMGLHVVARLAARHGIVVELRDSSGPGTIAEVTLPANVLAAAPQETAPPAQGALGERPGVRYETPRPITGPGPLRRQSAGAGAGAGAPAGRSGIGIGIGRNGDAAAAGDYNPGGDSGSAGSSRDGSRGSDGSRGSDGSRGSDGAKGSPADDRERSNAPSQHPVHAEPVSRIAGVSSSGLPLRQRNTPKQWPTLGKRDGAEQRSGSAPKPSPRRRDSRQVSDVLAAYAQGINRSTSHRGRSATDDDTQRSKK
- the rho gene encoding transcription termination factor Rho; translation: MSDTTDLMGVSADNSVDTTAPAEGAATGTTSRRRRSGTGLDGMVLAELQQVASGLGIRGTARMRKSQLIEVIKEAQGGGSPAPKSDGTAGGDAETKPKRRATSKARTGDAAPVTEAPAADKTPDRAPAKAEKADKADGQIEIPGQPASDDQPSGERRRRRATAQAGSPDSKTETRGESGTDTVVDERPDAKAEAAVSPSAQGDTDGRRGDRQERGQRGERGDRDRGDRQSRQRDRRGKGDDQQGGGGQQGGGQRQQRQGGGQNQGNGPQDDFDDEAGGRRGRRGRYRDRRGRRGREEFGGGGEPQVADDDVLIPVAGILDILDNYAFIRTSGYLPGPNDVYVSLAQVRKNGLRKGDHVTGAVRQPKDGERREKFNALVRLDSANGMAAESGRGRPEFQKLTPLYPQDRLRLETDPGVLTTRIIDLVAPIGKGQRGLIVAPPKTGKTMILQAIANAITVNSPECHLMVVLVDERPEEVTDMQRSVKGEVISSTFDRPAEDHTTVAELAIERAKRLVELGHDVVVLLDSITRLGRAYNLAAPASGRILSGGVDSTALYPPKRFFGAARNIEDGGSLTILATALVETGSRMDEVIFEEFKGTGNMELKLDRKLSDKRIFPAVDVDASSTRKEEILLGSDELAVVWKLRRVLHALDQQQAIELLLDKMKKTKSNAEFLLQIQKNTPSPGNGND
- a CDS encoding response regulator, which translates into the protein MGKTRTRPGRPTYSRVVSGASGRVLVVDDNRVIRQLIRVNLELEGFEVVTAADGAECLDVVHRVRPDVITLDIVMPRLDGIRTAARLRADPLTSHLPVAIISACTRYEVETGIVAGVDAFLAKPFEPADLVRVVRRLMRRESPSLDDRYEAGRAGSTPGSARG
- the nrtL gene encoding ArgS-related anticodon-binding protein NrtL, which produces MTPADLSRTVLRALRRAVDEGVLAGPVPDSVQVGRPGPGGSGDYATSVALRLAGPARRSPLDIAEILRAEILRAEILRSTPALSRVDVTGPGFLNFTLAPGSRAEVVRAVLGAGIGYGHGDALAGTAVILAPAGELRAAVRTETVMRLLRAQGADARTGPDATERLTVRPVCATLAGDLFARLGTDAARWGLLRPAAHDAAATGDDLLVQHESNPLFTVRYAHARTRALLRNAAALGIPRGDGDTFEPGARALLDSIGDHPGVLAAAARHRAPDRVARHLEHTAEAFLHFQETCRPLPAGDEKPSAAHRSRLALTEAAGTVLAGGLTLLGIDAPEHL
- a CDS encoding homoserine dehydrogenase gives rise to the protein MMRTRPLKVALLGCGVVGSEVARIMATHADDLAARIGAPLELAGVAVRRPSKVREGIDPALITTDATALVKRGDIDVVVEVIGGIEPARTLITTAFEHGASVVSANKALLAEDGATLFAAAERHGKDLYYEAAVAGAIPLLRPLRESLAGDKVNRVLGIVNGTTNFILDRMDSSGAGYSEALDEATALGYAEADPTADVEGFDAAAKAAILAGIAFHTRVRLDDVHREGLTEVTAADIASARRMGCTVKLLAICERAADGKSVTARVHPAMIPLSHPLASVREAYNAVFVEAEAAGQLMFYGPGAGGPPTASAVLGDLVAVCRNRIGESTGPGESAYTRLPVSSMAEVVTRYHISLDVADKPGVLAQVATVFAEHDVSIDTVRQQGRLDSAGLGGEASLVVVTHRAPDAALSGTVEALRKLDTVRGVASIMRVEGE
- the thrB gene encoding homoserine kinase; the protein is MAGPAFRAAAVRVRVPATSANLGPGFDALGLSLGLYDDVVVRVADSGLHVDIAGEGAQTLPRDENHLLVRSLRTAFDLLGGQPRGLEVVCANRIPHGRGLGSSSAAICAGIVAARAVTIGGDARLDDTALLELATEIEGHPDNVAACLLGGFTLAWTDGGAARAIRMEVAESVVPVVFVPGTAVLTETARGLLPRSVPHVDASFNAGRSALLVEALTRRPELLLAATEDRLHQEYRAPAMPQSVELVGRLRADGVPAVVSGAGPTVLALTEDSAADKVVQLAGEGWAAHRLGLDGTGASVLPLGSQ
- the lysA gene encoding diaminopimelate decarboxylase → MSRSAHPAGPRYADVHTEGHYSPPPADLNTLDEKIWSRTVSRDEDGVATVAGLPVTRLAEEFGTPAYFLDEADFRARCRAWADAFGKDADVFYAGKAFLSRAVVHWLKEEGLNLDVCSGGELATALDAGMPPERIALHGNNKSVHEIERAVSAGVGRIVLDSFQEMVRVAHIAQSLGRVQPVQIRVTVGVEAHTHEFIATAHEDQKFGIALADGQAAEAVRRALRLDGIELVGIHSHIGSQIFDMAGFEVSARRVVELLAAVRDEHGVELPEIDLGGGLGIAYTPEDDPREPHEIAKSLTAIVTRECESAGLRTPRISVEPGRAIVGPTAFTLYEVGTIKPLEGLRTYVSVDGGMSDNIRTALYDAEYSVALVSRRSDAEPMLSRVVGKHCESGDIVVRDAFLPADLAPGDLIAVPATGAYCRSMASNYNHAPRPPVVAVKDGGARVIVRRETEEDLLRLDVG